The genomic stretch GTCTCCGGCGTGTTTCCCTCGAAAAATGCCCGCTCCTTCTCCAGCCTCCGGGAACCGTCTTCCGTGAAGTCCCACACCTCCGCGAGCCCGTCTTTTCTCGCGGTGATCTTTCTCCTGACGACCGTCGATTTCGTGTTGCCGAGAAACCTCTCCACCTCCTTGACCGTCACCCACGATCCGGGGTAAAAACCTGCCCACGGGTCGTTTCTCGTCCCCTGCGCGGCCAAAGGAGCGCCCGGTAAGACGAGGAGCACGACGAGAAGGGCAAGAAGTGAGAGCCGAATGGCCAGTTTCATGGGTTTGTGCCAGCCCCCTTTTCCGGCTGATCCTCCCTCTTTGTCTGGCGCGCAGAAACCGGATTGCCGAAAGGCAGGGTTCCCCGCGCCCTTCTCTCTATGTTTTCGGAAGGAACGACGGCAGACTGAATCGCGTGGCACCGATACTTTTTATCGGGCCCGCTTTTTCTCTCCCGCGCTATTTTCTATCTTCGCGAAGAAGCTTTTGCTATCGTAGAGGGGTAAGAGGCGAGGGGAAAAAGGATGTCTCTCAAAGCCACACGGGATGAGCGTATCTGCGCGCGGTGCCTTTTCCCGGAGTGCAGGGTCCTGGTGCCCTGCCCGGTCGATTTCCAGGAGGAGGACTGTGCCGGATGCGGTGCCTGCGCCATTGCCTGCCCCTTCGATGCGGTGACGATGATCGCGGCGGCAGACCGGGGGGAAATACGGGTCGAGGTGGACGGGGAGGGCGCTCTCGTTCCGGAGAATACGACGGTGAAAAGGGCCCTGGAGCACCTGGGCGTTCGATTCGGAAAGCTCCCCGACGGGATTCTGGCCCCCTGCGGGACGGGCGGCTGTTTCAGCTGCGCGGTGGAGATCGACGGGGTGGTTAAGCCCTGCTGCGTCACGAAAGTGCACGAAGGGGCCCGCATCAGGACGCGCCTTCCCGGGGACCACGTTCCCAGGAGGATCGTCGGTGGATTCATGGGGCACACCGTCGGGGGGGTCGGTACGCCCTGGAACCTGAAGGCGAGGGGGGTGATCGAGGTGGCTCTCTTTGCCGCGGGCTGCAACTTCAGGTGCCCCCAGTGCCAGAACTGGACGATCGCCTGCCGCGGCAAAGAAAGCTTCGACTACCGCCTGCTCACGCCCCAGGAGGCCGCAGAGCGCATATCGGGGAGCCGGCGCAAGTACGGGGTTGACCGCATGGCGATTTCGGGAGGGGAATGCACGTTGAATCCCCCCTGGCTCCTTGCGTACCTGAGAGCCCTGAAGGAGAAAAATCCCGGAGATGAATCGAGGTTTCACGTCGACACCAACGGGTCCCTCCTTTCCCCGGAATACATCGATGAGCTGGTGGGCGCGGGGATGACCGATGTGGGGATAGACCTGAAGGCCCTGCAGGCGAAAACCTTCATGCGCGTTACCGGCCTCACCGACGAGGCGCTGGCCGGCAGGTACAAGGAGAACGCCTGGCAGGCGGTGAGGTACATCAGCGAGACGTACCGGGACAAAGTCTTCCTGGGTATCGGGATCCCCTACAACGAGAGGCTCATCTCCCTCGAGGAGATAGCGGCCATGGGGAGGGAGATCTTCGAGATAGATCCCGCCGTACAGGTGTGCGCCTTGGATTATCGGCCGGAGTTCAAAAGAACCGGCCTGCCTCTGCCAACCTTCGCGGAGATGAGGGAGGTGCACGGGGTATTGAAGGGGACGGGGCTTTCTACCGTCCTCTGCCAGACGGTCCACGGACACATCGGCCCGTGAGATCGCAATTCACGTGACCCTCTTATCCGCCCGGCCCGGGGAAAGGTCCCCCATTCGATTCCTTTCGCCACGGGGTCATGGCGAGGCCCTCAGCGGCCGTGGTGACCGTGGTGTCTTTCGCAGTGGGGGCACCCCGCTTTCCAGGGGCTCATGTCCTCGAGCTGCTTGACCTGCCCGGGCGTCAGCACCGTTTTGATCTCGGAAAACATCTTCGCTTTCAGAACGGCCATTTCCTCCCTGATCGAGGATACCTCCCGGAAAGCTTTTCGAATGCCCTCCTCGTCAACCGTATCGGCGTGCACGGCGCCGGAGAGCTTTTCCCCTGCCTCCCAGAGGCGGGCCTTCATGCCTTTCTTCTCCCCGTGGTATTTGTCGATGATCTTTATCAGGCCGGCCTGCTGGGATTCGGTCAGCTTGAGATCGAGGAAGCCTTTCAGCCCGAGAGGGCCGGCTCCCATCTCGTGCCCCCCGTGCCTTAAGTGGTGGGGATTTGCAATTCCCCGGGACGGGGCAGCGAGCGTGAGGGTAAGGGCCACTGCCAGGGTGAACATCCAGTTCCTTGTCATCGTTTCCTCCCTGTGCCGTTTTCTTGTTGGATGATCGAAATCCCCATCTGTATCCGGATATTTTTCCCCGCTCCCCGCCTTTTCCGTGCGGTGTCACCGGACGGGGGCGTACTTACCGGGGAACTCTTTCCTGGAGAGCACGATCTGCCACAGGCGGTTGTAGCGGGAGCGAAAAGCCCCCGCGCTGACCAGGAGGTAATACTTCCACATCCTGTAGAAGATCTCGCTGAAGTGGGCCCGCAGCTCGTCCCAGGACCTGTGGAAATTGCCGAACCAGGACATGAGGGTCCTGTCGTAATCGGCGCTCAGGCACTGCCAGTCTTCCATCACGAAGAGGCCCTCGATAGCCGCCCCGATCTGCTTGATCGAGGGCACCATGGAGTTCGGGAAGATGTACTTCCCCATCCAGGGGTCGATGGTCAGGGACGACTCGTTTCCCCCGATCGTTTGCAGCAAAAAGAGGCCGTCTCTTTTCAGCAGGCGGTGCGCGGTCTTCATGAAT from Deltaproteobacteria bacterium encodes the following:
- a CDS encoding radical SAM protein, which gives rise to MSLKATRDERICARCLFPECRVLVPCPVDFQEEDCAGCGACAIACPFDAVTMIAAADRGEIRVEVDGEGALVPENTTVKRALEHLGVRFGKLPDGILAPCGTGGCFSCAVEIDGVVKPCCVTKVHEGARIRTRLPGDHVPRRIVGGFMGHTVGGVGTPWNLKARGVIEVALFAAGCNFRCPQCQNWTIACRGKESFDYRLLTPQEAAERISGSRRKYGVDRMAISGGECTLNPPWLLAYLRALKEKNPGDESRFHVDTNGSLLSPEYIDELVGAGMTDVGIDLKALQAKTFMRVTGLTDEALAGRYKENAWQAVRYISETYRDKVFLGIGIPYNERLISLEEIAAMGREIFEIDPAVQVCALDYRPEFKRTGLPLPTFAEMREVHGVLKGTGLSTVLCQTVHGHIGP
- a CDS encoding periplasmic heavy metal sensor produces the protein MTRNWMFTLAVALTLTLAAPSRGIANPHHLRHGGHEMGAGPLGLKGFLDLKLTESQQAGLIKIIDKYHGEKKGMKARLWEAGEKLSGAVHADTVDEEGIRKAFREVSSIREEMAVLKAKMFSEIKTVLTPGQVKQLEDMSPWKAGCPHCERHHGHHGR